CACTGTGTTCAAAAAAAGAAAACGGGAGCATTTGTACGACAACATTTCGACCTTACAGCATTAGCTGAGGCTCCAAAATTATTTATATCGGATATagaaacttttatttttgcgaggAAGATACAGATACTTGTAAATGATATGTGCAAATTCGGTTCGAAAATAAATTTCACGATATACAACCCGAGTATGAACAGAGGACCAAAGAGATTACAGAAAACTGTGGCCATctgaaagaaaagagaaaaggagAGTAATGGAAAACACTAGGAAGCCCGGAGCAACGAGTGACTACTTGACTAGAGCCAACCTCCAAATCCCTTCACTAACACTAGCCAGATGCTATAGACTACATTTCCATGTTCACGGTGAGATCAATCTACTCACACCAGGCTCAAACAGCGAGGCCGATGCCGACAACAAATCATTCCTTGGTAGCTAAGGGTGGCCCAGAAGAGGAAGCAGCATGATTTTTTCGTTGTCAATGGCGTACCAAATATGTCAGATAGTTTGAACGAGCTTTCTTCAGAAATGTTCTGCATTGCAAGGAAAATTTCCACATCAGATACGTTGGATATCCATGTTAACACGATATGCAACAACAACATTATTCAGTACACAAAAAATGATCATGTTACCAAAATAAAACAACTGCCAATAGTCATTGGGAGAATTCCTTATTTGACCCTTCCTTAAAATATGCTTCCCTTTTTGGCCCAATTTTTTTTCTTCACTTTTTTATCCTTTAACTTCATTTTGTTCCCTATGTGACACTTCCGTCCGTTTTGGCTAGTAATGGCGTTAAGTCTGACATAAAAGTACTCTTTTACCCCTAGTGTAGTATGTAACCAGATTATTCACATGCAAAAAAATGTGTAATGTGATATATTTTGTGTCATGGTTGAATAAATAGTACTATACTTTTTTTGCAGGGAAAAGATAGTACTATATGactaataataatatgatgaatgGAACAATGACTACCCAttcatcctctactgtagcaTGTAAATTTTTGCACATGAATCTTACAGGTGATAAATTAGACCTCGACATGTCAACGGGTGATGTCTATGAGCTGTGTTCGCGGCTCAATTTGCTGCACATGCTCCAAAAAATTAAGAGCTAGCTTCTAGTGGTCGAGAATCCAACGTCAGGTGTCGGCTAGATCGTACGTGCACTGTTGGAGGTAAAATCAACCAAGCTACTAGCTTTGCATTCATACTCACGCTCCTTCTCTTCCCCATTTTGGTGACATAGTACCACCAGGGGTAAAACTGTCTTTGCATTCATACTCACGCTCATTCATCTAGTTAACACCATCAGATAAAAAAAATGGATGAAAATGTCATGGAGAGAACAAAACGAAGTTAAAGTGTCAAAAAGGGAAGAAAGAAGTTTTTTGGGAGTGTCAAAAAGGGAAGAAAGAAGTTTTTTGGGCCAAAAAGGGAAGCAGATTTTAAGAAAAGGCCAAATAAGGAATTCTCTCATAGTCATTTGGCTGTATTCTAGTAGTGAAGATTGACAAAACTAGGGAACGATAGCAGTAAACTGTATCCACACAAAAATGCTTGTCCAGATAAATAAAATTTAGTTTTGTCACGGCCCAGGCTCCGGAGAGTGTAGCCATGCAGATCCTTGTGCGCCGTGGATGCAGGGAGGTAAGGGTTTGGGGATTACCGGAGGCAGACTCCTcttttcttctttatttattctctGCTGTCCATGCAGATCCTTGTGTGCTGTGGGGGCAGGGAGGTTAGGTTTTGGGGATTACCAGAGGCAAGCCTCCTCTTTTCTTCTTTATTGATTCTCTGATGTTCACATACTAGGCGTAGGTCCCTTTATATATAGTGCTGGCTGATACAAACTCAACTTAACTTTCCAACTAACACAATCTTTGTCTATGGAAATAATTAACTAACTTGATATACAAGCAAACTGAAGATAAAGCCTATCTGTAAGAAGATTTGGGATCCTCCCTGTTCCTGCACCTAAAGTGCTGGCCCCACATGACAAGTTTGTACCCGAGATGAGTTTTGAAGAATTTAGTGTACAGTTTTGAAGAGATTATTGTACAAAGGGCTAGGATTTAGTGATATTACAGTTGTGAAGAGCTCAATGTACAAAGGGCTACATGATTCGTTACTATACGAGCATAGAATGACCATTCCTGGAACTAAGATTTTAAAAGCTAGTAAACTATAgttgaatactccctccgttcctaaatataagttctttagaggtttcactaggagacgacatacggatgtatatagacgtactttcgagtgtagattcactcattttgctccgtatgtagtccccttgtgagatctctaaaaagacttatatttaggaacagagggagtatgtgtCATGTCCTCATCCAAGTCAAATTCCTACCTGTAGTCCTCTCATCCAATGCTGTCATGTCCTCATCCAAGATCGAATTCCTCCCTGTAGACCTCATTCTATGCTGGATTGACACGCCGGTGGACACTCAAGGCCCTGGTGACCGAGCAGACACTGGCTGTGAAGGAGACCTCGAGGGGCGAAGGAAGACAGTTGCTTTGAGCGGCGGAAAAAGACCGAAGTGTGTCTCACACCCATGATGGTGGAGGATATGAGGTGGTCACTAAGCGGGCTCGCTGCTGAAGGCAGCCTCCTCGGAGGCGAGGCAGTGACTAGGCGTATGCGCCACTTGATGGAACCGTTCACGGTGTCCAGATTTTGACCAAGGTCGTGATGCCGTCCCAAGCTCCATCCCCATGGAATTGTCCCTGCGGAAGCGTGAGAAGGAGAGAGGTTGGTGGAAGAAGAGATGGATCTTTTAATTCCTACAACTAATTTATCATCAGAGCAACTAGTTGCTCCTGTTCCCAGTTTTTTCTAATTTGGCAACGCCTCCACAACAGTGCGAACTAGTGCCAGATGCCAAATTTAGCATTTGGCATCGCTATTTGGCCAATAGTGGGGCTGCCCTTATGTTACACTACTTGTAAATTTTCAAGTTAAATTTCACTTGAGAGTCTTAGAGTAAACTTTAATGAGAGGTTTTGTCGGTTATTTGCAAGAAGCCCATGTGTTTCTATGGACTAATGAAATCATACGACATGTTTATACGACTAAGTACTTTCTTGTATTGGGGTGCTGCTCAGTGTATCTGGATATTCATCATACATATATAGGAGAGTTTTTGCGAATAGTTTCCAGTGGGTCACCCTGGGTGGTGACTGGTGAGCAGTCTCACCTCAATCTCAACCGCTGGTAGCAACTTCGACGGTTACTCAGTATGATCTCAAGGCAATGCTGGCAAACTTCGACGGTTACTATATACCCATGGTTGCAGATTAGGCATGGTTAGGGCACATATAATGTAAAATTTCAAGCACCTTTCACTAAATCATACTCGTATGTTATATTACAGATGTCTAGCCATCGGTTTTTGCAATAAATATAGAGATTAATAATCATGAACAGAATCTGAAGTCGCAGGTAAGAGCAAAAATAGAGGCTAACTCTTTCTGGAGAATACGCATGGGAATCGTGCATCTTTGCGTTACCTGGAAGGGACAATGGATACCTAAATGTCATACCCTAATTAGATTGATACTGAATCGACAGGTTGCCCCACACCATTGAAAGGAACTGTTAAGCACATGTACGGCGAACAACCTAGGTTTCATGAAGCATTGGCAATTCAGCGGCTCTATGAAATGCCTTACTCCCaacttcatggcttccaacctGATTATGGTGATTATGGTGAACAGCGGCTGGACCTCTGAATATTTACGGTTGCCATTTCTCTTCCTCCACAGATACAGTGATACCTTCCCTTTTCTCCCAGATTTTGGCAGCGTAAGAGAGAGGAATGGTTTGGGCATACTCAATGCAGGCCTCCAAAAGCAtgctgataatgtcaagagaggtcGGGGTAGACCGAAGTTGACGTGGGAGGAGTCCGTAAGGAGAGATCTTAAGGACTGgagtatcaccaaagaactagccatgggcaggggtgcgtggaagctagctatccatgtgccagaaccatgagttggttgcgagatcttatgggtttcagctCTAGCCTACGACTAAAagctttgttgttgttattgttgttgtaagaTAGAGAGGAAAGCCTTCCCATAAAGGTGCTTCTGATTAATTTGGTGGTTCAGGTGGAGCTGAACCCATATTTTTTGTTCGATTACAATCCAGAGAAAAAATGAATTGAATTGCCGAAGTTATTTTATCCAAAGCCTTTCCACAAAGGTCTTGTATCCTGATTAATTTCGTGGTTCAAGTGGAGCTGAACCCATAATCTTTGTCTAATTACAATCCAGAGAGAAAATGAATTGAATTGCCGAATTTACTTTATCCAAAAGCAACCAAATTCAATGTTTTCTCTAATTGGAGCTCCGGTTAACTAACAAAGAAGGCTTGCAGCTGTGATAGAGTGACCAAGGGCAGTTTTTCATGTTTAGATGCTTACTGTAACTTTCAGGTATCCATCACAGTATGATGAAATTGTTCCCACTTTGATGTTTTCACCACCATACATTTCATAAGCACTCAAAACCAGTGGTTGATATTTTACATGAAAACCAGAAACATGATGTCATCAGTTTATCATAAGCTGAAGTTGATGCAAAAAAATAGAAATCCTATGCGTCATGGGGTTTATTGTCATATGGAGAAAACCGAACTGAAGTAATATGGACCAAAAAATTCTATGATATGTTTGTCAATAATCAGGTTATACATGTCCAACACCTCGCAACCAATATGTGAAATTACCTTCATGAAATCTTAAATATGTTGCTATTTTTCTGAGAAAACACAAAACTTGGGTCTCAATGCATTGTTAGAAAGAAGAGAAGTACAAATGTACAAGCCTAAGACTAGACTGAGCAACCGATCACTCAAGGCAAGACCATGACCAACATCCGCCAAATAAACGTTACAACTGACGCAATCAAACAAACCCCGGCATAGATGCCATCCAGACAAGCAGTAAGAAGTCATGAGCTACGGCGCAATGGCTACGCACGACGCATTCCACGCCATACACCCCAGCCGTACCGTTTAGCACGAGCTTGTGTGCACGCACTGCCGATCAGACGGTGCTGAACTAGTTCGTAGTGTAAGGTCAAGCACTGAATTTCTCACACTAGATATAGGGAACATTAAATATGTTGCTATGAATCAACAGAAATTATTTCATAGAGGAACATACTGCAACTGCAAGACATCAATCAAAATTATAGAACGGTGAAACCATAAATTACAACTAGGATGGAACCAAACCTTGTCAGACCCGGAGAAGCTGGACCTTGTTCTCAATGGAAATGCCCATCCAGTCCGGGTGTCCGGCCACCCACTGCAGCTGGTTTATCTCAGCGCCCGCATCATAAACAAGAACTGGATCAATCCCTTCGGGAGGCACTGCTGCCGGTGCCTCAGGCAGCTCCCAGATGAGTGCCTGCCCGTCGTCCCCTGCCGAGCAGAGGTGTCTTGTAGCCTGCGGTGCCCACGCAACAGCGTTCACGCATCCCCCATGCCGATGTAGCTCAGCCACAGGCACGCCGGGTGCACGTATGTCGAGCACAACGACGGCGCTGCTGTCCATGAGCAGGGCGGCCATGTATCTTAGGTCATAGCGGTTCCATGCTAGCCTGAGCAGTGGCGTGTCCGGGCGGGGGCTCTCGTAGACGATGGTGGAGTGCTCCTTGTCCCGGAGATCAAAGACGCGGACGGAGCCATCGGCGGAGACGGAGGCAAAGACGCCGGCCTCCCCCCAGGCGATGTCGTGCACGGCCTTGTCGTGCGCGATGAGCTGCGTCTCGACGACGCCGCGCTCGATGTCCCAGACGGTGCAGGTGGTGTCGATGGAGGCGGTCCCGATGCGGCGGGGCTCGATCTCGTTCCAGTCGAAGGAGGTGAGGGGCGCGCAGAACTCCGAGGCGGAGGCCTTGCGGTTGTCGAGGACGGAGCGGAGCTCGGGGGCGGGGGCGGAGGCGGAGAGGTCGTCGAGGGGGGCGTGCCAGA
This genomic stretch from Hordeum vulgare subsp. vulgare chromosome 6H, MorexV3_pseudomolecules_assembly, whole genome shotgun sequence harbors:
- the LOC123402235 gene encoding protein TRANSPARENT TESTA GLABRA 1, whose translation is MDQPKPTPSAAASPAGADAAPNPYAFTCELPHSIYALAFSPSAPVLAAGSFLEDLHNRVSLLCFDSVHPTAASFRTVPSLSFDHPYPPTKLQFNPRAASTPLLASSSDALRLWHAPLDDLSASAPAPELRSVLDNRKASASEFCAPLTSFDWNEIEPRRIGTASIDTTCTVWDIERGVVETQLIAHDKAVHDIAWGEAGVFASVSADGSVRVFDLRDKEHSTIVYESPRPDTPLLRLAWNRYDLRYMAALLMDSSAVVVLDIRAPGVPVAELHRHGGCVNAVAWAPQATRHLCSAGDDGQALIWELPEAPAAVPPEGIDPVLVYDAGAEINQLQWVAGHPDWMGISIENKVQLLRV